The Leadbetterella byssophila DSM 17132 DNA window CCTCAATGAGTAGCCCTTTCTTCTTATGACTTAGTGTAAAAAACTTCCTCACCATCTCTCGCAAAAACTTAATAATGCCTGAACTCCCTCTGAGATGGAAACCTTATCAGTAGAAATCACCTGATCTACTTGAGTCGGAGTTTCATACGGTGAGCTAATTCCTGTAAAATCTGCTATTTCCTTTGCCAATGCCTTTTTATACTAGCCCTTGGGATCTCTTTCTACGCAAGTACCTATGAGAGCATCTATATAAATCTCACAGAAATTCTTGCAAAAGGATCTTACTTCCTTCCTTACATCAGCAAAAGGAAAAATCAGTGCCACAATAACTACATGACCCTGACCTTACAAAAGAGCTGCCAAACGCCCAATTTGAAGATTATGCAACTTGCGAGATTCTTCATCAAAACCCCTGCGCTCCAATATATCTCTCAATTCATCCCCATCTAAGTAGATAGGTAAATTACCATTATTTTGAAGTTCAGAAATTAAACCTTTCGCCAAGGTCGTTTTACCCGCACCACTCAAACCCGTAAGCCACAATACACCCGGCTTCATCTAATGTACTCCTTTTTAAGAAGTTCTTGAATAACACGCTCAACCTCTGCTCTGCATACCTGCTCTTCAACTTGGTATTCTTCTCGCAGCGCATGGATTATATCTTCGGAATCTTCTCCTTCAGATACCATTTGAAAAATACGGAAATAGGTCTCATTCATGGATTGATATTCGTTTTTTTCAACATCCATCAATACTCCTTCCTCGCCCAACTGGGTAAAAATTACCTTCTTTGTGTTTATTATATATTTCATGACTTACCAATATCCAAATTTTCTCATCATAGGCTCATTAAACATCCTGATCTTATGAACCTGATCCTTCGTTAATTCCTCTTTCCATCTTCCCACCTGCCCCTTAAAAAAGAAGTCCGTTGTAGGATCTAATTTTTCCTTAAATCCAAATTGCTGTACCTTCGCTTTTAACCTCTCAAATGCCGTAAGATCTATTGCTTTTTGAATTACTTCCGGAGAATAAGTTAATCCTGCCGCTTTAACCGCTAAGCTAAAGGTTTCAAAAGGCTTCTCCTTTAGGTCTTCATACCTCACAAAGTGAACTGGAAATTCAGGATATTTTAACCAACTTTCTACATGCTCTGACCATGTACCTAAAGGCTGCTTAAATTGATTAAACCAACGCCCCTTCTTTCCTAGAAATGCCAAATCTGAATTGCAGATAAAGCTATTGATTGCCACATCTACACCTCTATTCAAATGATTAGCCAATGATAAAGCCACATCTAAAGGATTTCTTAAAATGTAGATTGCAATCCCTGCATTTCCTCCATAAATCAAGGGTAGACCATCCACAGAAGAAAAAGTATAAGCATCATGAATCTTAATAAATTGCTCTTCTTTGGGATGCAAATACTTAATAGCTTCCCTTTGGTACAATACCATTTCTCGATCTGACAAATAGGAAGCGTCCATATCCAAAATGTTTTCCACTCAATATTTACTAGAATAAATGCCGTCAGTCTGATGTGCATTAAGATCCGGTTCCTTGCCAGATTTTAGTGCGCTTATAAAACTTCTAAACCAGGTATTACCCGACTTCGGATAAGACGCCAGCCAAATAATATTCCTATCAATCAAGCCTGTAAAAATTGATGTGCAATTGCAGAAGAAAATTCATCGAAGGTTTTCTTACCTTTTGGTCGGACAGCTTTATAGACGGAAAGTCTCTTACAAATTTCCGTCAAAAATGTAAAAAGCAATTTATTCTTTTTCATTCCCGCTAACCATTGTCGCCTATAAACAAACTGGCTTAACAGGGTCATAGCTTCCGTCTTCAATAATTGATCTATACTGATCCCTTTGGCACCCTCTTCTTGTAATATTAGAATATTTGCTACCTCTCTTTTCTCAGCCAAAAATTCTTCATGAAAATAGAAGCCAAATTTCTCTTGCTCTACATTAGAGCGTAGGGCCTTCCCCTCTATTTTTTGGTAAACGTTTTGATGCTCTAAGGTCTCATTTCACAGTCTGGTCATAGGATATGAAGCATAACATTTATCCCCTTGAAAAGTTAGCACACAGGTGTTATCTGTAAATATGGAATAACCTTTCGAATTGAGGAATGTAGCAGTAGTAGACTTACCCGCTCCCGAATTTCCAGCAAAAAGGATAACCTTACCTGTAGGATCAAGGACGCCAGAAACATGCAAGGGTATGGAATTCCTCTGCATAATGGCTGCGGCCAATGCATTTGAATAAAAATACAGAAGCACACTATCCAGATCCCCTACCTTAGGTCCTATGCAAATGTATTGGCCATTCCTGATATAGTAATTGCCAATCTCGGGGACTTTATACAACAATTCCTTCTCATTAAATTGAGAAAAGGGCTTATAACATTGGGGGCAGAATCCCTCAGGAGTTTGACTTACTTTCACGTGTATGCCATCCTCCGTGCCTTTATAAGGCATTAATGTTTTTAGCTCGACTCGGAATAGATCGGTACACCAAAAGCTTGGTATTTAAAATTCATGACTATTCTATAAAGTAAGGGTGGACAAATATAAGCGTTTAGCGTATATTCCAAGCACCCTTACATAAAAAAAAGGAAGCAACATTCGTTACTTCCCTTTTCAGCGCTGTAAATTTTATATTACTTCAAAATGAACTCGGTTCTAGAACCTGATTTGATACCTGCTGCATTAACATATGCATTTGTTGGATCTTCATCAGCTGCGCCTTCGTAAGCTAATCTGCTCTTATCAATACATTTTTTGCTCAATAAGAAGTTATAAACTGCTGCAGATCTGGCAGTCGCTAATTTCATGTTTTTCGCGTCTGCAGGACCATCGTTATACGTACGGATAGTCAATTTTGCATCTTTACATCTTTTGATCACATCACAGATCTTTTGCAATTGTGCGTTAGAAGCTGCCTTGATTCTGCTAGTTCCAGGGTGGAACTCGATGCTTTGAGCTGCATAGCTAAGAATGTCTAATTCATCTTTGGTGATAGCACATCCGCTAGCAGATTTAAATCCTTTCAATAAAGGAACGCCATCTTTATAATCTTCAGGACATCCAGCATTATCCACTAAACCTGCAAGGTTAGGACATTTATCTGCTACATCCGGAACTCCGTCTCCATCAGCATCAGGACATCCTGCAGCCGCAGCAGATCCCACTTTGTTCAAACAGTTGTCGATATTATCAACTACACCGTCACCATCTGAATCAGGACATCCGTTTAATTCTGCAGTACCTGCTGAATAAGGACAAGCGTCATCTTTATCTGCTATTCCGTCACCATCAGAGTCAGGACATCCGTTTGCTGTACCTGCTTGATCAGGACAAGCATCGTCTTTGTCTGCTACGCCATCGCCATCTCTATCAGGACATCCTTGTAGAGAAGCAAGACCTTTTACATCTATACAAAGATCATCTTTATCTGCTACACCGTCACCATCCGTATCAGGACAACCTTGAAGGCCATGTGAACCTGCTACATCCGGACAAAGGTCAAATTTGTCAATCACACCGTCTCCGTCTCTATCAGGACATCCTTGGAATTTAGGAAGACCGATTTCATCCGGACACATATCACATTTGTCTACTACACCGTCACCATCAGAGTCTTTGTCTCCGAAACGGTAAGAAGCTAAAACATTACCTAAGAAATAACCGTCCTTTCTGTCCGGGTTACCAGCAAGTGAAAGTCCGTCTAAGTAGTCAGAAGTAGAGAATCTGTATCCTGCTTCTAAACCTAAGGTCCAACGATTTGAAACGTTGTATTTCACACCCACACCCACTGGAAATACCACTCCCAAACGGTTGCCGAATTTGTCCATTTTCTCACGGTCTTGGGCTAAAAGTGCTGGATTTACAGGAAAAGTAGCGCCCGCCTCCTGAGTGATGGTTGGATTTGAGTAAGTAACACCTACTCCGGCAAAAATATATGGTGATAATCCATTTTTCAAGAAACCGTCACAAGTGAATCTACGTTCGCGGAACGGATAATATTCACCAAGTAATGCTGCTTCTACGAAAGGGGAGGATTTAAAACGAAGTCTTCTATAATCCCATTGATCAATTGGGCTATCTAAATCTCGTCCGGCCAAACGACCCACAAGAATTTGAGGTCTTAAAGAAAAGAAGTCATTCAAGTGTCTTCTAGCAAACACACCGCCCATAAAGCTGTTTTGTGAAGCATATGGTTTGCTGCAGTGCATATCACCGAAGTATTGATTCACGCCAGCTGTAACTCCAATCTCCCAAGGATATGGCTTACATACCTGACAAGAGTCCTGTGCATTTGCGGTAAGTGTACCGAATGCAAAGAAAGCTAGAATAATAACTCTTAACTTGTTCATTTTGTTAGTAAGTAATATAAATATTGTGAATTAAAATTAATTTAAAATATCGACTTTTCCTCTTTTCCCAATAATAAGCTTTGTGCAAAAGTAGAACAAAAATACTTTTTTATAAAATAATTTGTCCAATTATTCCACAAAATTATATTTTATTTTTTGGCCAAATCCACCACAAAGGCATATTCTAAGGCTAAGGTTTTTAAGGCCTCAAACCTACCTGATGCCCCACCATGACCGGCACTCATATCCGTAAAAAGAAGAAGCAGATTATCATCTGTCTTCTTGTCCCTTAACTTAGCTACCCATTTCGCTGGTTCCCAATATTGCACTTGGGAATCATGCAAGCCCGTGGTCACCAAAGTATTTGGATAGGCCTTTTCTTCTACATTATCATAGGGAGAATAGGATAACATATACCAGTATGAGTCTTCATTCTTTGGATTTCCCCACTCTTCAAACTCACCCGTTGTTAAAGGAATGGATTCATCTAACATGGTAGTCACCACATCTACAAACGGTACGGCTGCCACCACTCCTTTGTATACCTCAGGAGCCAGGTTCATTACTGCACCCATCAGCAAACCACCGGCGCTTCCACCCATAGCAAACACCTTATCTTTAGCGGCATATCCTAAAGCTACCAGGGCTTTGGAACAATCTATAAAGTCATAGAAAGTATTCTTTTTCTGCATCATCCTACCCTGCTCATACCACTGCCTACCCATCTCTAATCCTCCTCTGATATGGGCAATGGCATAAACAAAACCTCTATTCAATAGACTTAAACGTGAAGGGCTAAAACTGGCATCCATGGTAGCACCATAAGAGCCATAGGCATATTGTAACAGAGGAGAAGTGCCATTCAAAGGAGTATCCTTCTTATAAACTATGGATACCGGAACCTTTGCACCATCTCTAGCAGTAACGAAAATGCGCTCAGACACATAGTCTTCCTTATCAAAGCCCCCTAGCACTTCCTGTTCCTTCAATAAGACCTTTTCCCTAGTATCCATATGATAATCATACGTTGACCTAGGCGTAGTCATTGAGGTATACCCATACCGCAGTACCGTGGTATCAAACTCAGGATTAATACTTATAAAAGCAGTATATGCCGGCTCTCCGAAATCTACATAATGTTCCTCCCCTGTACGATGATGAATAATCCTCATTTGGATCAAGCCTTCTTTCCTTTCCTGCACCACCATAAATTCCTTAAAGAGTTCCAAACCCTCAAAGAACACCTCTTCTCTCGAAGGAATTACCATTTCCCAAGCTGCTATATCTGCATGCTTCTCCTCCTTGACCTGCATTAAGGCAAAGTTCTCTGCTCCGTTTAGATTAGTTCTGATATAGAATTTATCCTCGAAGTGCTCAATACTATACTCGTGACGATTGCCCCTAGGAAGAAAAGTCACCGGTTTTGCCTGAGGATCATCCGCTCTTAATAACTGAAACTCAGAAGCTACTCCGATATGCTCAGAACCTATGGCTATGTATTTTTTGGACTTCATCCTAAATATGCCCATATAGTACTGATTATCCTTCTCTTCGTATACTAATTCATCCTCCTGATTTCCTAGTTGGTGCCTGTATACTCTATTGCCTAACAGGGTCTGTTGATCCTTTTTTACATAATAAAAGGTCTTACTATCAGCAGCCCAGGCATAATTCCCACCCTCTGTTTCGGGAATCTCATCGGATAAAATCTCACCAGTAACTAGATTTTTAACTTTGGCTGTATAATTTCTTCTACCTACTGTATCTACAGCAAAAAGCAATAACTGTTCATCATCAGAGATCTCCATTCCACCCACATGAAAATACGAATGGCCCTCCGCCAAGGCATTTCCATCCAATAGAATCTCCTCTACTTCTGTACCCACTTTTTTCCTGCAATAGACCGGATATTCTCCCCCTTTCACAAACTTCGTAAAGTACATATACGAACCTTCTTTATAGGGAACTGATTCGTCATCTTCCTTGATACGGCCCTTCATCTCTTCAAACAACTCCTCCCTCAATTCTTTCAAAGGGGACATGACCTGCTCCAAATATTCGTTCTCCGCCCTGAGATACGACAAAACCTCTTCATCCTCCCTCTGATTCAGCCAGTAATACTCATCTACCCTGGTATGTCCATGTGTCTCTATAGGGAAGGGAACCTTCTTCGCTACCGGAGCTGCAATGCCTTGACCCGTAATGCTTGACGCCATATTGTTCGATTTAAAATTTAAAAATTCTCGTTTGAGCTACAAATTTCATTGCGCATGCAACAAAATACTTATCTTGCAAAGGTATTAATCATTTTTAATCTATGAAGAGACGTATACTCCCTGTATTTTTTTTACTGCTAGGCGCATTCGCATTTACACCTCCTGAAAATGGGCTTCAAGCGGTCTTTGAACGAATCAATCAGGATGTACTTCAGAGAGGTAAAGCCTACGAAACCTTAGGTGAAGCTACTTCAACTATCGGTCACCGACTAACCGGTAGTCCTAACGGTAAAAAAGCAGAAGAATTTGCGTTTAATCTTCTGAAAAGCTACGGATACGACGTAAAATTCCAAGAATTCAATGTAGAAGCCTGGGCCAGAGATACCGTGAGCTTAACCTTGGTTCCGGAAAACAGTGATAACTTCGTAGATTATGAAGTAGTAGCTCTTGCTCATTCCCCTGTTTCTTCCCACATCACAGGAAAGATAGTAGATGTAGGTGATGGGCTTGAAGATGATTTCGAAAAAGTAAAGGATGAGGTCAAAGACAAAGTAGCCCTGTTCAATATCAATATCCAGGACGAGAAAAATAAAGGCAAAAAGAATCTTCACCGTTCAGAAAAGACTGCTTTAGCCATTAAATATGGTGCAAAAGGAGTTATCATAGCCAATGCTGTAGAAGGTGGAGTGCTACTGACCGGGACTGCTTCTGTAACCGGGGAATTGATTCCTATACCGGCAGTCTGCGTGTCTGTAGAATCTGGGAAAAGCATAAGAAAATGGATCAAAGATGAAAAGAATATCCTGGCGGTAATAGATATGATGAACTTCTCGCGCCCTATCAAAGCGAGAAACGTGATAGCTACTCTACCTGGAACATCTAAAAAGCATAAAAACGAAAAGATCATCGTAGGTGGACACCTTGATTCTTGGGATCTAGCTCAAGGAGCTATGGATAATGGTGTAGGTTCCTTCTCTATCATGGATATAGCCAGAGTATTCAAGCAGTTGAATCTTCAAACCAAAAGACCTATAGAATTCGTACTCTTTATGGGTGAAGAGCAAGGGCTTTTAGGCTCACGCCACATGGTTAAAGAACTGGAAAAGAGCAAAAAAATCAAAAACGTGAAACTGATGATGAACATGGACATGACCAATAACGTTCGCGGATTCAGTGCCGGCGGAAACGATGCTCTTAAGACTAAAATGGAAGAAATAGGAAAGATCATTCAACAAGTGGATCCTTCTTACGGAAATGCCGTTAGCAACGGTGTAGGTTTACATTCTGACCATCAGCCCTTCATGATCAGCGGGGTTCCTATCAGTTCTCCTTCCGGATCTTTCCCTATCAAAGCGTACGGTTGTTACCATGCCAACTGTGACCGTTTTGATCTAATCGACAAAAACCATATCAACAACAATGTGCGTTACACCGCCATGATGTTATATGCATTGGCCAATGAAGAAACATTGCCTACTCAATTCAGAAGCAGCAATGAAACCAAAGAGTTCTTGATCAAACATAATTTGAAGACCGAATTAATAATAGGCAAAGACTGGAAATGGGAAGAATAATCTCCTGAATCTAAGGAAAAAGCGCAGCAAAACTGCGCTTTTTTTATGCTCTTTTGGAACGAAAACCATAAAATTCAGACAATCAACAATTTAACAAATTTGTCAACTTTTTACCATAGCAAAAATTTTAAATCATTTATTATCAGTGTACTATAAATATTTCTTGCGAACTTTTTTACCTATCCTATTTCAAATAAGTTGATTTTTTTGTAGTTTTCACACAACAATTACTGCATATATATGGGAAGGATAATAGAAGAAACTCAAAGACAGAAATATACCACAGAAGAAGCTACACAAGCAGCTCTTGAATACTTTAAAGGTGATGACCTTGCGGCAAAAGTTTGGGTAACCAAATATGCCTTGAAGGATTCCGAAGGGAATATCTATGAGAAGTCGCCGGAAGATATGCATCACCGAATAGCTTCTGAAATAGCAAGAGTAGAATCCAAGTATCCTTCCCCTATGAAGTACGAAGAAATCCTGGATCTGATCCGTGATTTCAAGTACATAGTACCTCAAGGAAGTCCTATGACCGGTATAGGAAATCCGTTTCAGATTGCGTCTTTATCCAACTGTTTCGTGATAGGTCATCCCAATGGAACGGGTGACTCCTACGGAGGCATCATGAAGATAGATCAGGAGCAGGTACAATTGATGAAAAGAAGAGGAGGCGTGGGACATGATCTTTCTCATATCCGCCCAAAAGGTTCTCCCGTTAAAAATAGCGCTCTAACCTCGACAGGTCTAGTGCCATTTATGGAGAGATATTCTAATTCCACTCGTGAAGTGGCTCAAGATGGGAGAAGAGGTGCCTTAATGCTATCCGTTTCCATCAACCATCCGGATGCAGAAGATTTTATAGATGCCAAATTAGAAGCCGGAAAGATCACCGGTGCCAATGTATCCGTTCGTATCGACGACGACTTCATGAAGGCCGTGAAGAATAAGTCTGCATATACACAAAAATTCCCCATCTTCAGTCCCAATCCTAGAATGACTAAGGAGATAGATGCAGAAAAGATTTGGCAAAAAATAGTACACAATGCGTGGAAATCTGCTGAACCCGGTATACTCTTCTGGGACACCATCCGTAGAGAGTCTCTACCTGACTGTTATGCTGATCTAGGATACGAAACGGTTTCCACTAACCCATGTGGAGAGATCCCTCTTTGTCCATATGATTCCTGTAGGCTTTTAGCTATCAATCTCTACTCCTACGTAGTAAATCCTTTCAAAAAGGATGCTTATTTTGATTTTGATTTATTCAAACAACATGTAGGGGCTGCGCAAAGAATGATGGATGATATCATCGACCTGGAATTAGAGAAGATTGATGCCATCTTACAAAAGATTGACGAGGATCCTGAAGACGAAGAGATCAAGAGAATAGAAAAGAATCTTTGGCTAGAAATCCGTACCAAAGCCAGAGAAGGAAGACGTACAGGTGTAGGTATAACTGCCGAAGGAGATATGTTGGCCGCTTTAGGTATACGTTACGGCAGAGAAGAAGGAATAGCATTCTCCATTAAGGTTCATCAAACGCTCACCCTAGCGGCATACAGAGCTTCATGTGAAATGGCCAAAGAGAGGGGTGCCTTTAGTATTTTTGATGCACAAAGAGAGAAAAATAATCCTTTCCTACTCCGCATTAAGTCTGTTGACCCTGCCCTTTATAATGACCTGCAGGAATACGGTAGGAGAAATATTGCTCTATTGACCATAGCACCTACTGGAAGTACATCCATTCTGACTCAAACTACTTCCGGCATCGAACCCGTATTTATGCCGGTCTATAAACGCAGAAGAAAGGTTAATCCGAACGATAAAAACGTGAGAGTTGACTTTGTGGATGAAGTGGGCGACTCCTGGGAGGAATATGTGGTATTCCACCATAAGTTCAAGACTTGGATGGAAGCTCAGGGCATAGATACTTCAAAAAATCTTTCCGATGCAGAAATAGATGAGCTTATAGCTCAGTCTCCTTATTACAAAGCCACTTCTAATGACGTAGACTGGGTGAGCAAGGTAAAAATGCAGGGAGAAATCCAAAAATGGGTGGACCACTCTATCTCCGTAACCATCAACATTCCTAACGAGGCTACGGAAGAGTTGGTGAACGAACTTTATATCACTGCGTGGGAGGCCGGCTGTAAAGGAGTAACCGTGTATCGTGACGGTTCTCGTTCCGGTGTACTTATTGGAAAATCAGAACCTAAAAAAGAAGAGGAAGAAGCACCACAAGCCTTCCCTCTGAAGAGACCACAAGTTCTGGAAGCTGATGTAGTAAGGTTCCAAAACAAAAAAGAGAAATGGATTGCTTTCATAGGTAAGATCAATGAAAAACCTTATGAGATCTTCACCGGATTGGCAGATGACGAGGACGGCATCCTACTTCCAAGATGGGTAAACGAAGGATATATCATCAAGAACAGAGATGAGGAAGGAAATTCTCGTTACGACTTTAGGTTTACTAACCAAAGAGGTTATAAGACCACTATTGAAGGTCTATCTCATAAGTTTGATCCGGTTTACTGGAACTATGCAAAATTGATATCCGGGGTACTTCGTCACGGTATGCCTACTGAGAAGGTGATTGACTTGATCAATTCCTTGCAGCTAGATAACGAGTCCATCAACACTTGGAAAAACGGGGTTGTTCGAGCGCTGAAAAAATTCATTCCTGATGAGACAGAAGTAAAAGGACAGAAGTGCCAAAACTGTAATTCTACTAATCTAATGTATCAAGAAGGCTGCTTAACCTGCAAAGACTGCGGCAGCTCTAAATGTGGATAATGCTTCGGTGGGTCTCTGCCCACCGACTCTTTTTTTCAGATTCTTGCCTTCCTTTTTGATGAAGTCTATATTTGTGCATTAACCTTGTAGACCATGTTATCCACCACTTTTGGCGCCGCCGTATTTGGCGTTAATGCCACACTCATTACTGTAGAAGTTAGTATACTTAAGGGAGGTTTTGGACTGAATGTAGTTGGCTTACCGGACAATGCCGTCCGAGAAAGCCTTCAGCGCATTGATGCAGCCTTAAAGAACGGAGGCTTTGAACAATCCCGATATAAAACGGTCATCAACCTGGCTCCAGCTGATCTCCGGAAGGAAGGAACGGCTTATGACCTACCCATAGCCCTCTGTCTACTTGCCTCCTCACAAGAATACACCCGAAATCTCTCCGATTATGTCATCCTTGGAGAATTGGCTTTGGACGGCAAACTACGTCCCATAAAAGGGGTATTACCTATAGCTATCGAAGCCCGGGCTCAGAAGCTGAAAGGATTTATATTACCCAAGGAGAATGCCTTAGAAGCGTCAATTGTCAACCAATTAGACATCATAGGAGTGGACACTTTAGAAGAGGCAGTTGAATTTCTAACTGGCAACAAGGACATTGAACCTTTAGTAACGGATACTCGGGAAATCTTCTACCATACGGTAAACGATTACGAAGCTGATTTTTCCCATGTTCAAGGGCAGGAGAACATCAAAAGAGCTTTGGAAATAGCCGCTGCAGGGGGACACAATGCCATCATGATAGGTCCTCCCGGTGCAGGTAAGACCATGTTAGCCAAGAGACTACCTAGTATTCTCCCTCCCCTCACCCTCTCTGAAGCACTGGAAACCACGAAGATTCACAGTGTGGCAGGGAAATTAGATAAGCGATCTACCTTGATTTCCAAGCGACCTTTTCGCCAGCCCCACCATACCATTTCAGATGCGGCATTAGTAGGTGGCGGTAGTTTTCCGCAACCAGGGGAGATTTCTTTAGCCCATAACGGGGTGCTGTTCTTAGATGAACTTCCAGAATTCAAGAGGACCGTATTAGAAGTGATGCGTCAACCCCTGGAAGAGCGGAAGGTCACTATTTCTCGTACCCGCCTAGCCGTAGAGTTTCCGGCCAGCTTTATGCTGATCGCCAGTATGAACCCGTGTCCATGCGGGTATTATAACCATCCCGACAAAGAATGCAGTTGCGCACCCGGCACCGTTCAGAAATACCTGAACAAGGTTTCAGGACCCTTACTGGATAGGATTGACTTACATGTAGAAGTTACACCGGTGAGCTTTGACCAGATCTCCAGTTCCCGCAAGAGCGAAACTTCTGAAGAAATACGAGAAAGAGTGGTTAAAGCTCGTAAGATCCAGGAAATAAGATTTCAAGATCATCCGGGGATACATTGTAATGCCCTTATGCCACCAGAGATGGTGAAGGAAATTTGTCAAATTGGCGAACCGGGAAAATTGCTATTAAAAAGAGCCATGGAAAAAATAGGTCTTTCCGCTCGTGCCTATGACCGCATCCTGAAAGTATCCCGAACCATAGCTGACCTGGCAGAATCTGAAGAGATCCGAATTGAGCATTTGGCAGAAGCCATACAGTACCGGAGTTTGGATAGAGAGAATTGGGCGGGATAACGAAATGTTCTATATATCTAGACGATTTTAGTTTTCTTGGTTCGGGCTTAATTCTTCCTAGAGCATAGTGTTGCTTTTCTGATCCAAAGCTACCTTCCAGGCGCGTAGCCCGCTCTTTGCTCAGTAGAGAGCACATCTGCTTGTGCTGCTTCTTTTCATCTTTGGTCGGTTTTCCTTTACGTACAAAGTTGGTTACTATGTCCTTTACCCAGGTGTGTCCCTGAAGCCAATAAAGACCTTATCATCAATTATTAGACCCTACATCTCTACATGGGCAACACACCCCCATGAACAACCGGTAACTTTGCAAGTAGTAGATACACTACCATTTGTATTAACCGTTACAGTAACTTCGCATTGAGAAGATGGGAATGTATTATTTCCACACGAACAATACACCGTTACCGGAGGCTCCTCTTCCACTGAGACCCGAAGTTTTTCAGAATTCATCTCCTCTGCATCTTGAACTTTATTTGCAGGCATAAGAACTACTTTACTTTTGCCATGTTCACTATGTTCAAAGGAAACTGTAGCTGCAAATCCCTCTGAAAGGTTCAAATAATCAATTTGCACTAATTTTATTTTTGAAGACGGGTCTTTATAAATATCAGCTATCCTTTTAACTAAATCTTCATGTGATTTTGCGATATAATCACCACTCGGTGCCATAAGAGAAATTGAATTAGAATTATCAATCTCCGCAACCTCTGAAGACTTGCATCCAGAAACAAATAAACAGAAGAAAACTGTCACTAATGATAAAGTTATTACTCTCATTTTTTGTAACTATTTAGTTAAACATGATTAAAAATTTAGTTTTTCAGATTTTATAAAGCAAAATTTATGTCAAGTTTCTACCATAAAATTTATTATGTCGTAAATTTTACTCATTGATTAATCTTTAAACATTAATAATAAGGAGCATCGATAGTTTGTTGCGGGAAATCGGATACTCCGGATACCAATAGGTATGGATGTGGTTTATCCACTGTTTTCTCGTATCGCAAAAATGGCAACGCAACAATGTCCATGCGGGTATTATAACCATCCCGACAAAGAATGCAGTTGCGCACCCGGCACCGTTCAGAAATACCTGAACAAGGTTTCAGGACCCTTGCTGGATAGGATTGACTTACATGTAGAAGTTACACCGGTGAGCTTTGACCAGATCTCCAGTTCCCGCAAGAGCGAAACTTCTGAAGAAATACGAGAAAGAGTGGTTAAAGCTCGAAAGATCCAGGAAATAAGATATCAAGATCATCCGGGGATACATTGTAATGCCCTTATGCCACCAGAGATGGTGAAGGAAATTTGTCAAATTGGCGAACCGGGAAAATTGCAA harbors:
- a CDS encoding M20/M25/M40 family metallo-hydrolase codes for the protein MKRRILPVFFLLLGAFAFTPPENGLQAVFERINQDVLQRGKAYETLGEATSTIGHRLTGSPNGKKAEEFAFNLLKSYGYDVKFQEFNVEAWARDTVSLTLVPENSDNFVDYEVVALAHSPVSSHITGKIVDVGDGLEDDFEKVKDEVKDKVALFNINIQDEKNKGKKNLHRSEKTALAIKYGAKGVIIANAVEGGVLLTGTASVTGELIPIPAVCVSVESGKSIRKWIKDEKNILAVIDMMNFSRPIKARNVIATLPGTSKKHKNEKIIVGGHLDSWDLAQGAMDNGVGSFSIMDIARVFKQLNLQTKRPIEFVLFMGEEQGLLGSRHMVKELEKSKKIKNVKLMMNMDMTNNVRGFSAGGNDALKTKMEEIGKIIQQVDPSYGNAVSNGVGLHSDHQPFMISGVPISSPSGSFPIKAYGCYHANCDRFDLIDKNHINNNVRYTAMMLYALANEETLPTQFRSSNETKEFLIKHNLKTELIIGKDWKWEE
- a CDS encoding adenosylcobalamin-dependent ribonucleoside-diphosphate reductase, with the protein product MGRIIEETQRQKYTTEEATQAALEYFKGDDLAAKVWVTKYALKDSEGNIYEKSPEDMHHRIASEIARVESKYPSPMKYEEILDLIRDFKYIVPQGSPMTGIGNPFQIASLSNCFVIGHPNGTGDSYGGIMKIDQEQVQLMKRRGGVGHDLSHIRPKGSPVKNSALTSTGLVPFMERYSNSTREVAQDGRRGALMLSVSINHPDAEDFIDAKLEAGKITGANVSVRIDDDFMKAVKNKSAYTQKFPIFSPNPRMTKEIDAEKIWQKIVHNAWKSAEPGILFWDTIRRESLPDCYADLGYETVSTNPCGEIPLCPYDSCRLLAINLYSYVVNPFKKDAYFDFDLFKQHVGAAQRMMDDIIDLELEKIDAILQKIDEDPEDEEIKRIEKNLWLEIRTKAREGRRTGVGITAEGDMLAALGIRYGREEGIAFSIKVHQTLTLAAYRASCEMAKERGAFSIFDAQREKNNPFLLRIKSVDPALYNDLQEYGRRNIALLTIAPTGSTSILTQTTSGIEPVFMPVYKRRRKVNPNDKNVRVDFVDEVGDSWEEYVVFHHKFKTWMEAQGIDTSKNLSDAEIDELIAQSPYYKATSNDVDWVSKVKMQGEIQKWVDHSISVTINIPNEATEELVNELYITAWEAGCKGVTVYRDGSRSGVLIGKSEPKKEEEEAPQAFPLKRPQVLEADVVRFQNKKEKWIAFIGKINEKPYEIFTGLADDEDGILLPRWVNEGYIIKNRDEEGNSRYDFRFTNQRGYKTTIEGLSHKFDPVYWNYAKLISGVLRHGMPTEKVIDLINSLQLDNESINTWKNGVVRALKKFIPDETEVKGQKCQNCNSTNLMYQEGCLTCKDCGSSKCG
- a CDS encoding YifB family Mg chelatase-like AAA ATPase; its protein translation is MLSTTFGAAVFGVNATLITVEVSILKGGFGLNVVGLPDNAVRESLQRIDAALKNGGFEQSRYKTVINLAPADLRKEGTAYDLPIALCLLASSQEYTRNLSDYVILGELALDGKLRPIKGVLPIAIEARAQKLKGFILPKENALEASIVNQLDIIGVDTLEEAVEFLTGNKDIEPLVTDTREIFYHTVNDYEADFSHVQGQENIKRALEIAAAGGHNAIMIGPPGAGKTMLAKRLPSILPPLTLSEALETTKIHSVAGKLDKRSTLISKRPFRQPHHTISDAALVGGGSFPQPGEISLAHNGVLFLDELPEFKRTVLEVMRQPLEERKVTISRTRLAVEFPASFMLIASMNPCPCGYYNHPDKECSCAPGTVQKYLNKVSGPLLDRIDLHVEVTPVSFDQISSSRKSETSEEIRERVVKARKIQEIRFQDHPGIHCNALMPPEMVKEICQIGEPGKLLLKRAMEKIGLSARAYDRILKVSRTIADLAESEEIRIEHLAEAIQYRSLDRENWAG